One Nostoc punctiforme PCC 73102 DNA window includes the following coding sequences:
- the atpA gene encoding F0F1 ATP synthase subunit alpha, which yields MSISIRPDEISSIIQQQIEQYDQEVKVANVGTVLQVGDGIARIYGLEKAMAGELLEFEDGTIGIAQNLEEDNVGAVLMGEGLEIQEGSSVTATGRIAQIPVGEALIGRVVDALGRPIDGKGDIKSSESRLIESPAPGIIARRSVHEPMQTGITAIDSMIPIGRGQRELIIGDRQTGKTAIAIDTIINQKEEDVICVYVAIGQKASTVANVVQTLQEKGAMDYTIVVAASASEPATLQYLAPYTGATIAEYFMYKGKATLVIYDDLSKQAQAYRQMSLLLRRPPGREAYPGDVFYIHSRLLERAAKLSDELGKGSMTALPIIETQAGDVSAYIPTNVISITDGQIFLSSDLFNAGIRPAVNPGISVSRVGSAAQTKAMKKVAGKIKLELAQFDDLQAFAQFASDLDKATQDQLARGQRLRELLKQPQNSPLSVYEQVAILYAGINGYLDDVPVDKVTSFTQGLREYLKTGKTQYAEGVRTSKALGDAEEAALKEALTEYKKTFKAAA from the coding sequence ATGAGCATATCAATTAGACCTGACGAAATTAGCAGCATTATCCAACAACAAATCGAGCAATACGATCAAGAGGTCAAAGTTGCTAACGTTGGTACTGTCCTACAAGTAGGTGACGGTATTGCCCGGATCTATGGTCTGGAAAAGGCTATGGCTGGGGAACTCTTAGAATTTGAAGATGGCACAATTGGCATCGCCCAAAACTTAGAAGAAGACAACGTGGGCGCGGTGTTGATGGGTGAAGGGCTGGAAATTCAAGAAGGTAGTTCTGTAACCGCTACTGGTAGAATTGCTCAGATTCCAGTCGGAGAAGCCTTAATTGGAAGAGTTGTAGACGCTTTAGGTCGTCCCATTGATGGTAAGGGAGACATCAAATCCTCAGAAAGCCGTTTGATTGAATCTCCAGCGCCTGGTATCATTGCTCGTCGATCTGTACACGAACCCATGCAAACGGGGATTACAGCTATTGACTCAATGATTCCCATCGGTCGCGGTCAACGGGAATTGATTATTGGCGATCGCCAAACCGGTAAAACTGCGATCGCGATCGACACAATCATCAACCAAAAAGAAGAAGATGTAATTTGTGTATACGTTGCGATCGGTCAAAAAGCTTCTACCGTAGCTAACGTGGTGCAGACATTGCAAGAAAAAGGCGCAATGGATTACACCATCGTTGTCGCAGCTAGTGCCAGTGAACCAGCAACACTACAATACCTAGCTCCTTACACAGGCGCAACTATTGCTGAGTACTTTATGTACAAAGGCAAAGCTACCCTGGTAATTTACGACGATCTCTCCAAGCAAGCCCAAGCTTATCGCCAAATGTCCCTGTTGCTGCGTCGTCCACCCGGACGCGAAGCTTACCCCGGAGATGTATTCTACATTCACTCTCGCTTGTTAGAAAGAGCCGCAAAGCTAAGTGATGAATTAGGTAAAGGCAGTATGACCGCCCTACCAATCATCGAAACCCAAGCTGGTGACGTTTCGGCATACATCCCCACCAACGTAATTTCCATTACCGATGGTCAAATATTCCTATCTTCTGACTTGTTCAACGCTGGTATCCGTCCGGCTGTGAACCCCGGTATTTCAGTATCCCGCGTGGGTTCTGCGGCACAAACCAAGGCAATGAAAAAAGTTGCCGGTAAGATTAAATTGGAACTAGCCCAATTTGACGACTTGCAAGCCTTCGCTCAATTTGCTTCTGACTTAGATAAAGCCACTCAAGACCAGTTGGCACGTGGTCAACGGTTGCGCGAACTTCTCAAGCAGCCACAAAATTCGCCACTCTCGGTATACGAGCAAGTAGCAATTTTATACGCTGGTATTAATGGTTACTTAGATGACGTTCCTGTAGATAAAGTCACCAGCTTTACCCAAGGTCTGCGGGAGTACTTAAAGACTGGTAAAACACAGTATGCCGAAGGAGTAAGAACCTCCAAAGCACTAGGTGATGCAGAAGAAGCTGCTTTGAAGGAAGCACTTACCGAATACAAGAAGACCTTCAAAGCAGCAGCGTAA
- a CDS encoding F0F1 ATP synthase subunit gamma has protein sequence MANLKAIRDRIQSVKNTKKITEAMRLVAAARVRRAQEQVLATRPFADRLAQVLYGLQSRLRFEEANLPLLRKREVKSVGLLVISGDRGLCGGYNNNVIRRAENRAKEIKAEGLNYQFVLVGRKSTQYFQRRDQPIDATYSGLEQIPTAAEANQIADQLLSLFLSEEVDRIELIYTRFLSLVSSRPVVQTLLPLDPQGLEAADDEIFRLTTRGGKFEVEREKVASQVRPLAPDMIFEQDPVQILDSLLPLYLSNQLLRALQESAASELAARMTAMSNASENAGELINTLTLSYNKARQAAITQELLEVVGGAEALT, from the coding sequence ATGGCCAATCTAAAAGCAATACGCGATCGCATTCAGTCGGTCAAAAACACCAAAAAAATCACAGAAGCCATGCGTCTCGTAGCTGCGGCTAGAGTGCGTCGGGCGCAAGAACAAGTACTAGCGACTCGCCCCTTTGCCGATCGCTTGGCACAAGTATTATATGGTTTACAAAGCCGTCTGCGCTTTGAAGAAGCAAACCTGCCACTGCTGAGAAAAAGAGAAGTTAAGTCAGTCGGGCTATTGGTAATTTCAGGCGATCGCGGTCTATGCGGCGGCTACAATAATAACGTTATCCGTCGTGCAGAAAATCGCGCCAAGGAAATCAAAGCAGAAGGTTTAAACTATCAATTTGTACTCGTCGGACGCAAATCTACGCAGTACTTTCAACGCCGCGATCAGCCCATTGATGCTACCTACAGTGGCTTAGAGCAAATTCCTACCGCAGCAGAAGCTAATCAGATTGCTGATCAACTACTTTCCTTGTTCCTTTCGGAAGAAGTAGACCGCATCGAATTAATCTACACCAGATTCCTTTCCTTGGTTAGCTCCCGTCCTGTGGTGCAAACCTTACTGCCCCTCGATCCGCAAGGTCTAGAAGCAGCCGATGATGAAATCTTCCGCTTGACAACCCGTGGCGGTAAATTTGAAGTCGAACGGGAGAAAGTGGCTAGCCAAGTCCGCCCGTTGGCTCCTGACATGATTTTCGAGCAAGATCCAGTACAGATTCTCGATTCTTTGTTGCCCCTGTATCTGAGTAACCAGCTATTGCGGGCGCTGCAAGAATCTGCGGCTAGTGAACTAGCAGCGCGGATGACAGCTATGAGTAATGCCAGTGAAAATGCGGGTGAATTGATTAATACCCTCACGCTGTCTTACAACAAAGCTCGACAAGCTGCAATTACTCAAGAACTCCTTGAGGTTGTAGGTGGTGCTGAAGCACTAACTTAG
- a CDS encoding helix-turn-helix domain-containing protein, producing MGCRLKVFLTEQEKLTLEELRKAKDAPQRTKDRAQVLLLNNRGLKNEQIAKGLNWAISTVRQTLHRWEKMGLAGLWDAPGRGGKPRYSESDLVYLENCLAQESQTYNSKQLAKKLASERQVSLSADRLRRVLKQRGRRFGTARKQPQEQNN from the coding sequence ATGGGATGCCGATTAAAAGTCTTTCTAACTGAGCAAGAAAAGCTGACTTTAGAAGAGTTAAGAAAAGCCAAAGATGCTCCTCAACGCACCAAGGATCGGGCTCAAGTCTTACTGCTAAATAATCGTGGCTTAAAAAATGAGCAAATTGCTAAAGGTTTGAACTGGGCAATTTCAACAGTACGTCAAACGCTTCATCGTTGGGAAAAGATGGGTTTAGCAGGTCTGTGGGATGCTCCTGGTCGAGGTGGAAAACCTCGATATTCAGAATCAGATTTGGTTTATCTAGAAAATTGTTTAGCTCAAGAGTCACAGACCTATAACTCTAAACAATTAGCGAAAAAACTGGCATCTGAACGTCAGGTAAGCTTGAGTGCAGATCGATTACGACGGGTACTTAAACAAAGAGGAAGAAGGTTTGGAACCGCACGCAAACAACCTCAAGAACAGAATAATTAA
- a CDS encoding F0F1 ATP synthase subunit B', with the protein MFDFDATLPFMALQFLLLAAVLNAIFYKPLTKVLDDRDSYIRTNTLEARESLAKAERLATEYEQQLADARRQSQATVEAAQLEAKKITAEKIAEAQKEAQSQREQASVEIEQQKQQAFSTLEQQVDALSRQILEKLLGPTPVR; encoded by the coding sequence ATGTTTGATTTCGATGCTACCTTGCCCTTCATGGCATTGCAATTCCTGCTATTAGCAGCTGTGTTGAATGCAATTTTCTATAAGCCACTGACCAAGGTACTAGACGATCGCGATAGTTACATCCGAACGAATACCCTTGAGGCGCGGGAGAGCTTGGCTAAAGCCGAGCGCTTGGCTACTGAATATGAGCAGCAACTCGCAGACGCTCGCAGACAATCGCAAGCTACTGTAGAAGCCGCTCAACTTGAAGCTAAGAAAATTACTGCCGAAAAAATTGCTGAAGCCCAAAAGGAAGCTCAGTCTCAACGAGAACAAGCTTCTGTTGAAATAGAGCAACAAAAACAACAAGCTTTTAGCACCTTAGAGCAACAAGTTGATGCTCTAAGTAGGCAGATTCTAGAAAAACTATTGGGGCCAACTCCAGTTAGATAA
- the atpE gene encoding ATP synthase F0 subunit C: MDPLVQAASVLAAALAIGLAAIGPGIGQGNAAGQAVEGIARQPEAEGKIRGTLLLTLAFMESLTIYGLVIALVLLFANPFG, translated from the coding sequence ATGGATCCATTAGTTCAGGCTGCTTCAGTTCTCGCTGCTGCTTTAGCGATTGGTTTAGCTGCAATTGGCCCTGGTATCGGTCAAGGTAACGCTGCTGGACAAGCAGTAGAAGGTATTGCTCGTCAACCTGAAGCAGAAGGAAAAATTCGCGGTACTCTGCTATTAACCTTGGCATTCATGGAATCCTTGACTATCTATGGTCTAGTAATTGCCCTGGTATTGCTGTTCGCTAACCCCTTCGGTTAA
- the atpH gene encoding ATP synthase F1 subunit delta translates to MTSQVAAAEVAQPYAQALLSIAQSKNLTEEFGEDARTFLGLLRADKQLHNFFSNPFIQAENKKALIKQILGEGSNPYLRNFLLILVDKRRIAFLESIFQQYLALLRQLNQTVLAEVISAVPLTEAQQQAIIQKVIAISNARQVELETKVDSELIGGVIIKVGSQVIDASIRGQLRRLSLRLTNS, encoded by the coding sequence ATGACAAGTCAGGTAGCGGCAGCCGAAGTAGCCCAGCCTTATGCACAGGCGCTTTTGTCAATAGCGCAATCGAAAAATTTGACAGAAGAGTTCGGAGAAGATGCGCGGACTTTCCTGGGACTGCTCAGAGCAGACAAACAGCTACACAACTTCTTCAGCAACCCGTTTATTCAGGCTGAGAACAAAAAAGCTCTCATCAAACAAATACTCGGTGAAGGCTCTAACCCCTACTTACGCAACTTTTTGTTGATACTAGTAGACAAACGCCGCATTGCATTCTTGGAATCGATTTTTCAACAATATCTGGCGCTGTTGCGGCAGCTGAATCAAACCGTATTAGCGGAAGTAATTTCAGCCGTTCCCCTCACAGAAGCTCAACAGCAGGCAATCATCCAAAAGGTCATTGCCATCAGTAATGCTCGCCAGGTAGAACTAGAAACCAAGGTAGACAGTGAGTTAATTGGTGGTGTGATTATTAAAGTAGGTTCGCAGGTAATTGATGCCAGTATCCGGGGTCAGCTGCGTCGCCTTTCATTGCGCTTAACTAATAGCTAG
- a CDS encoding F0F1 ATP synthase subunit B, with product MGIMGTFLLLAAEANAVHSELAEGAAEGGFGLNLDIFETNLINLAILVGILFYFGRKVLSNILNERQSNIATAIQEAEGRLKEAKTALSQAQEQLKQSQAEAERIRQSAVENAQKAKEALLAKAVQDVERLKQTAAADLNTETERAIAQLRQRVATLALQKVESQLKGGIADDAQQSLIDRSIAQLGGNV from the coding sequence ATGGGTATCATGGGGACATTCTTATTACTTGCCGCAGAAGCGAACGCTGTTCACTCTGAATTGGCAGAAGGCGCAGCAGAAGGTGGTTTCGGTCTAAACCTAGACATTTTTGAAACCAATCTGATCAATCTAGCGATTCTGGTTGGCATACTATTCTACTTCGGACGTAAGGTTTTAAGCAATATCCTGAACGAGCGACAATCCAATATTGCCACCGCAATTCAGGAAGCAGAAGGGCGCTTAAAAGAGGCAAAGACTGCCCTTTCCCAAGCGCAAGAGCAGTTGAAGCAATCTCAAGCAGAAGCAGAACGTATCCGCCAATCGGCCGTAGAAAACGCCCAAAAAGCGAAAGAAGCCTTGTTAGCGAAAGCAGTGCAAGACGTAGAACGCTTGAAACAAACAGCAGCAGCAGATTTGAACACCGAAACCGAGCGAGCGATCGCTCAATTACGGCAACGAGTTGCTACGCTAGCATTGCAAAAAGTCGAATCACAACTTAAAGGCGGGATTGCCGACGATGCTCAACAAAGTTTAATTGATCGTAGCATCGCACAATTGGGAGGCAATGTATGA